A window from Azoarcus sp. DD4 encodes these proteins:
- a CDS encoding ABC transporter ATP-binding protein, whose amino-acid sequence MNELAAAIPYLGKRNPTAARWLILILAITAPLIAWQFGRSWVRILDFALLYMMLALGLNLVVGFAGLLDLGYIAFYAVGAYSFAFLASPHFDIHLPFWLILPLGAGFAALAGIMLGFPVLRLRGDYLAIVTLGFGEIVRIFMLNLNYPINITNGPQGINMIDPVVLFGWDLSRNIQVTENFAINSLFLYYYFFLACVAGSILFIRRLQISRIGRAWAAMRDDELAAKAIGINTRNMKLLAFALGATFGGVSGCLFGAFQGFVSPESFSLMESIAVLTMVVFGGMGNIAGAVIGAFVLALLPEILRHIAVPLQQAVFGHVLLDPEVLRMLLLSLAMILMMLLRPAGMIPARARYAHPENLHRGAAK is encoded by the coding sequence ATGAACGAACTCGCCGCCGCCATTCCCTACCTCGGCAAGCGCAACCCGACCGCCGCACGCTGGCTCATCCTCATCCTCGCCATCACCGCTCCGCTGATCGCCTGGCAGTTCGGCCGCAGCTGGGTGCGCATCCTCGACTTCGCGCTGCTCTACATGATGCTGGCGCTGGGGCTCAACCTGGTGGTGGGCTTCGCCGGCCTGCTCGATCTCGGCTACATCGCCTTCTACGCGGTCGGCGCCTACAGCTTCGCCTTCCTCGCCTCGCCGCATTTCGACATCCACCTGCCCTTCTGGCTGATCCTGCCGCTCGGCGCCGGCTTTGCCGCGCTGGCCGGCATCATGCTGGGCTTTCCTGTACTGAGGTTACGCGGCGACTACCTCGCCATCGTCACGCTGGGCTTCGGCGAGATCGTGCGCATCTTCATGCTCAACCTGAACTACCCGATCAACATCACCAACGGGCCGCAGGGCATCAACATGATCGACCCCGTCGTGCTGTTCGGCTGGGATCTGTCGCGTAACATCCAGGTGACCGAAAACTTCGCGATCAACTCGCTGTTCCTCTACTACTACTTCTTCCTCGCCTGCGTCGCCGGCTCCATCCTCTTCATCCGCCGCCTGCAGATCTCGCGCATCGGCCGTGCCTGGGCGGCGATGCGCGACGACGAACTCGCCGCCAAGGCGATCGGCATCAATACCCGCAACATGAAGCTGCTCGCATTCGCGCTCGGCGCCACCTTCGGCGGCGTCTCCGGCTGCCTGTTCGGGGCCTTCCAGGGCTTCGTCAGCCCGGAGAGCTTCAGCCTGATGGAATCGATCGCGGTGCTGACGATGGTGGTGTTCGGCGGCATGGGCAACATCGCGGGCGCGGTGATCGGCGCCTTCGTGCTCGCGCTGCTGCCGGAGATCCTGCGCCACATCGCGGTGCCGCTGCAGCAGGCGGTGTTCGGCCACGTGCTGCTCGACCCGGAAGTGCTGCGCATGCTGCTGCTGTCGCTGGCGATGATCCTGATGATGCTGCTGCGCCCGGCCGGCATGATCCCGGCGCGCGCCCGCTACGCCCACCCGGAGAACCTGCACCGCGGAGCCGCCAAATGA
- a CDS encoding branched-chain amino acid ABC transporter substrate-binding protein has product MKKTVVAVAIIGLGISAAQAQEQVVKIGAVAPLTGTIAHLGKDLENGARLAIEEANAKGVTIAGKKVKLELLGEDDQADPRTGTTVAQRLVDAGVKAVVGHLNSGTSIPASRIYDQAGIAQVTPASTNPKLTQQGYKGVFRTIANDVQQGSVLGKFAATNLGAKKIAIIDDRTAYGQGLADETEKGAKSSGAQIVAREFTTDKATDFNAILTKIRATNPDVIFFGGMDAQAGPMLRQIKQLGISAKFLTGDGGCSPEMIKLAGDAINANTYCSMAGLPIDKMPGGADFRERYKKRYNADVQIYSPYAYDAATAIITAMQKAGSAEPAKYLPELKKVNFPGVIGNISFDDKGDLKEGSITMYQFKNGDWAPL; this is encoded by the coding sequence ATGAAGAAAACCGTCGTAGCAGTCGCCATCATCGGTCTCGGCATCAGCGCCGCCCAAGCCCAGGAACAAGTCGTCAAGATCGGCGCGGTTGCGCCGCTGACCGGCACCATCGCCCACCTCGGCAAGGACCTGGAAAACGGCGCCCGTCTCGCCATCGAGGAAGCCAACGCCAAGGGCGTCACCATCGCCGGCAAGAAGGTCAAGCTCGAGCTGCTGGGCGAAGACGACCAGGCCGACCCGCGCACCGGCACCACCGTGGCCCAGCGCCTGGTGGACGCCGGCGTCAAGGCGGTGGTCGGCCACCTGAACTCCGGCACCTCGATCCCGGCCTCGCGCATCTACGACCAGGCCGGCATCGCCCAGGTGACGCCCGCCTCGACCAATCCCAAGCTGACCCAGCAGGGCTACAAGGGCGTGTTCCGCACCATCGCCAACGACGTGCAGCAGGGTTCGGTGCTGGGCAAGTTCGCTGCCACCAACCTGGGCGCGAAGAAGATCGCCATCATCGACGACCGCACCGCCTACGGCCAGGGGCTCGCCGACGAGACCGAAAAGGGCGCCAAGTCCTCCGGCGCGCAGATCGTGGCGCGCGAATTCACCACCGACAAGGCCACCGACTTCAACGCCATCCTCACCAAGATCCGCGCCACCAACCCGGACGTGATCTTCTTCGGCGGCATGGACGCCCAGGCCGGCCCGATGCTGCGCCAGATCAAGCAGCTGGGCATTTCGGCCAAATTCCTCACCGGCGACGGCGGCTGCAGTCCCGAGATGATCAAGCTCGCCGGCGACGCGATCAACGCCAACACCTACTGCTCGATGGCCGGCCTGCCGATCGACAAGATGCCGGGCGGCGCCGACTTCCGCGAACGCTACAAGAAGCGCTACAACGCCGACGTGCAGATCTACTCGCCCTACGCCTACGACGCCGCCACCGCGATCATCACCGCGATGCAGAAGGCGGGCTCGGCCGAGCCGGCGAAGTACCTCCCCGAGCTGAAGAAGGTCAACTTCCCGGGCGTGATCGGCAACATCTCCTTCGACGACAAGGGCGACCTGAAGGAAGGCTCGATCACCATGTACCAGTTCAAGAACGGCGACTGGGCGCCGCTGTAA
- a CDS encoding branched-chain amino acid ABC transporter permease: METLIQQMINGLVIGSVYALIALGYTMVYGILGLINFAHGDVLMVGAMTALQTMLLLMGVAPGMSPVAMLTIALMVAIPVSMLIGFTMERLAYRRLRNAPRLAPLITAIGMSFLLQTIAMIIWGRNYHTFPQLIPTTPMQPIEGVFVTPVQLVIVIVSALLMIGLTLLVNRTRVGRAMRATAENHRTASLMGVDTNGVIAFTFVIGAGLAAVAGVMYASNYGIAHYGMGFMPGLKAFTAAVLGGIGNLGGAMLGGIVLGLVESFGAGYIEHLTFGFLNSSYQDIFAFLILGLVLIFRPTGLLGERVSDRA, from the coding sequence ATGGAAACCCTCATCCAGCAGATGATCAACGGCCTGGTGATCGGCAGCGTCTATGCGCTGATCGCACTCGGCTACACCATGGTTTACGGCATTCTCGGCCTCATCAACTTCGCCCACGGCGACGTGCTGATGGTGGGCGCGATGACGGCGCTGCAGACCATGCTGCTCCTGATGGGCGTGGCGCCCGGCATGTCGCCGGTGGCGATGCTGACCATCGCCCTGATGGTGGCGATACCGGTATCGATGCTGATCGGCTTCACCATGGAACGCCTGGCCTACCGCCGGCTGCGCAACGCACCCCGGCTGGCGCCGCTGATCACCGCGATCGGCATGTCCTTCCTGCTGCAGACGATCGCGATGATCATCTGGGGCCGCAACTACCACACCTTCCCGCAGCTGATCCCGACCACGCCGATGCAGCCGATAGAAGGCGTGTTCGTCACCCCGGTGCAGCTCGTCATCGTGATCGTCTCGGCGCTGCTGATGATCGGCCTGACGCTGCTGGTGAACCGCACCCGCGTCGGCCGCGCGATGCGCGCCACGGCCGAAAACCACCGCACCGCCAGCCTGATGGGGGTCGACACCAACGGCGTGATCGCCTTCACCTTCGTGATCGGCGCCGGACTGGCCGCGGTCGCCGGCGTGATGTACGCCAGCAACTACGGCATCGCCCACTACGGCATGGGCTTCATGCCGGGGCTCAAGGCCTTCACCGCCGCGGTGCTGGGCGGCATCGGCAACCTCGGCGGCGCCATGCTCGGCGGCATCGTGCTCGGCCTGGTGGAATCCTTCGGCGCCGGCTACATCGAGCACCTCACCTTCGGCTTCCTCAACTCGTCCTACCAGGACATCTTCGCCTTCCTCATCCTCGGCCTGGTACTGATCTTCCGGCCGACCGGGCTGCTGGGCGAACGCGTGTCGGACCGGGCATGA